The DNA window GGTGACGGCCATGTCGTGGTGTGCGGCGTTGCCCGCGCCGGGGGCGTCCACGCCGAGCACCAGCACCGGGCGGGGCGACTGGGAGACGTTCGGGGTGCCGCGGTGGATCGTCAGCGCCGACCGGGCGGAGATGTCCCCGCGCTGCGGGTACTTGCGCACCGCCCGCTGCTGGTACCGCGGGTAGCGCTCCCGGGGCGGGAACATCTCGTGGTCGAAGTCGACGCCGTCGTCCCACTGGGTGCCGGGGGCGATCTCGAACGGCCCCATCTCCTCCACCGTGTCCACGGTGGTCAGGTTGAACGCCAGCGAGGTGAGCCGCCGCTGCCGCCGGGTCTCCTCCGGCATCGGGAAGTCCCGGTGCCAGGGTTGCATCGCCGCCCCGGGGAAGGGGATGTCGAAACCCAGCTCGACGATCTCGTACTCCGGGCCGAGCACCGCCCGGCAGACCGACACCACCCACGGGTGGGTGACCAACTCGACGAAGCCGCGCAGCTGCTCCGGATGGATCTCCACGTACCAGCGTTGCGGGCCGCGGCCGACCGCGCCGTCGGGGCGGGAGCGTGCCTCCTCGAACGCGACGGCCACATCGTTGCCGACCTGCTCCGCCCAGCCCGGGTCCAAGGCGCCCCGGCAGGCGGTGATGCCGTCGCGGTACAGGTCGCCGAGCGCCTCGACCGGTACCTCGTCATCGCCGCTGGGCACGGGGTCGGCGGCGGGCGCCGCCGGCGGCGCCGGGGGAACACGCATGAGGCCTCCTCGGGACGAAGCGAGCGTTACAACGTTGTAGAAGCGTGTCAAGGACCATCGGAGCGCGCCAGTGCCCGGACAGCTGCTGTGACTCACATCACAGAGCAGCTGGGTTCCAGGGGTCGCCGCAGCGTGTATCCAGCGGGGTCGTCGGTAGCGGACCGGTCGGGAGGTCAGCATGTCGGAACGCCAGTTCGGCGTCCTCGCCGGTAACGGTCCGGGCGCTCGCGGGCGCCAGGGTGACAGCGCTCGCCGTGCCGGCCGGCCTCGGCTGGCCGGCGATCCGACCATCCTCCGGCGACCTCGCGCCGGCCGCGCAGGGCGCCACCACCGGCTCGCGGCGCCACCCGGCACCATCCGCCCGACCGCCGGCCCCGACCCGAGCGGCGGCACCGTCGCGACCGCCGGTCGGGATCCGAGCGCCGGGACCCGCCCCAGCGCCCGGACCGGCCGGAACGCCGGAATCAGCCCCAGCGCCGGGACCGGCCCCACCGCCGGGACCGGCCAGAGCGTCGGCGCGGGCCGGTGGGAACGGGGCACCGCCGGGTCGGCGGACGTCGCGCGCATCGCAGCCGACGCGGCCGGCCGGGTGCCGGGCGTGTCCGGCGCCCACCCGGCCACGGTCCGCATGGACCACCGGTCCGTGGGCCTCGACCTGCATCTGGTCACCTGGTACGGGCACAGCGTGCCCGCCGTCGCCGAGGCGGTCCGGGTGGCGGTCGCCGACCGGGTGGCCGCCGACACCGGGCTCACCGTGGCGGCGGTGACCGTCACGGTGGACGACCTGCTCGTCCCCGGCGTCGACGTGCCCCACACCGGGCAGGCGGCTGGAGGCTGACGTGCGGACCGCCAACCGGGTCGCCTCGGTGCTGCTGGCCGCCACGCTGCTGGCCGGCGGCGCGCTGCTGGCCGTGCAGGCGCTGCTGGTCACCCTGGATCGCCCGGCGCCGCTGCTCGCCCGGACCGGCTGGTACGACACGCTGACCAGCGCCCGTTGGCGCGACCCGGGTGTCCGTGCCGCGGCCGGCGGGGCCGTGCTGCTCGGCCTGGCCGTCCTGGCCGCCCAGCTGCGGCGCTGGACGCCGGTCCGTCTGCGCGTCGACGAGCGGGACGGCTGGTACCTGCACCGCCGCTGTGTGGAGCGCCGGCTGGCCGACGCGGCGGGCACCGTGCCGGGTGTGCGCCGGGCCCGGGTCCGGGTCCGCCGGCGCGGCGCCGAGTGGCGGCCCCGCGTACGCGCCACCGGCGACCCGGCAGCCCGTGCCGAGGTGGAGTTCGCGGTGCACCAGGAGCTGCACCGCCTCGCCGCGCCACGCACCGGCCGGATCGAGGTCCGGCTGCTCCCCCGCGGGTGGCCGGTATGACAGACGCCGCCCACCGACTGCTGTGGACCATCGTCGCGCTGCTGCTGGTGGCGGGCGGCACCGTGACGCTGGCGGCCAGCTTCGGGATGCTGCCCGGCGGCGACCCCAGTGCGGCACTGCTCAGCGCCGGTCTCCTGAGCCGGTGGCGGCTGGCCACGCCGTGGACCACCCTGGCCGCGGCGGTTACCGGGGCGCTGCTCGCCCTGACCGGGCACCAGCTGCTGGGCTGGGAGCTGCGCCGGCCCGTCTCCGCGGTGCGAGGCACGCTGAGTCACCCCGGGCGCCGTCCGGGTCGCACCCGCCTGGCCGCCGACGTCCTCGTCCACGCGCTTGAGCGCGACCTCACCGGCGGCCCCGGGGTCCGCCGTGCCCGGGTGGTGCTCACCGGCGCGCCGCCGCGACCGGACGTGTGGATCCGGGTGGACCTGACGGCCGACACCCCGGCCGCCGGCGTACGGGAACATGTCCGCGCCGCGGTCCGCCGGTTCGCGACCACCGCCGGCTGCCAACCGGCGCACCTCGACGTGACCGCCCGGATCGAGCCCGGACGACCCTGACCGGAGCCGCACCGGCCCGGCCGGCATGATCGGTACCGGACGGGATGGCTGACGGAGGTGCGCGGTGCGGGTGGTGTCGCTGGTGCCATCACTGACCGAGGCGGTGGCGCTGACCCTGCCGGGTGTGCTGGTCGGGGCCACCGACTGGTGCACCCACCCGGCCGGGCTGGACGTCGCCCGGGTCGGCGGCACCAAGTACCCGGACCTGGACCGGGTCCGCGCGCTGCGGCCGGACCTGGTGCTGCTGAACGTGGAGGAGAACCGCCGGGAGGACGCAGAGTCGCTGCGGGCCGCCGGCGTGCCGGTGCGGGTCACCTATCCGCGTACCGTTCCGGGCGCGTTGACCGAGCTGGCTGAGCTGCTGGCCGAGCTGGGCGCGCCGGCGGAGCCGGCCTGGCTGCGGGCGGCGCGGCGGGCGTGGGCCGCGCCGCACCGCCTGGCACCCGCCCGCCGGGCGGTGGTGCCGGTCTGGCGTCGGCCGTGGGTGGTGCTCGGCGGCGACACGTTCGCCGGCGATGTGCTGCACCGGCTCGGCGTGATCAACGCGTACGACCGGCACGCCGAGCGTTATCCCCGCCCGAATCTGGCCGAACTGCGCGACCAGCGGCCGGAGCTGGTGGTGCTGCCCGACGAGCCGTACCGGTTCAGCGCCGACGACGGGCCGGAGGCGTTTCCCGGCGTACCGTGCGCACTGCTCTCCGGGCGACACCTCACCTGGTACGGCCCGTCCCTCGCCGAGGCGCCCGCGCTGCTGGCCGACCAGTTGTCCCGCCCGACGCTGGCCGGCTGACGTCGAGCGGGGTCAGCCGGTGGCGCGGGCACGCCGGGCGGCCATGATGCTGGCCACGATGGAGACCGCAAGGGTCAGCACCACCACCGTGAGGGTCAGCCAGACCGGCAGCTTGCCCACCGGCGTCTCGGCCAGGATCAGCTTCAACCCCGCGAAGGCGAGCAGCAGGGCCAACCCGTAGCGCAGGTAGCCGAAGTGGCGCAGCAGGCCGGCGAGGCAGAAGTAGAGGCTGCGCAGCCCGAGCACGGCGAACGCGGTGGCCGTCCAGACCAGGAAGGTGTTCGTGGTGATCGCGAGGATCGCCGCCACCGAGTCGATGGCGAAGACCACGTCGGTGGCCTCGATGGCGACGAGCGCCACCAGCAGCACGGTCGCCGTGCGCCGGCCCTCGACCCGGGCGGTGAACCGGTCTCCGTGGTACCGGGCGTCGGTGGGGACCAGCCGCCGGAACAGCCGGACCACCGGATTGTGCTCCGGGTCGACGTCCGGCTCCCCCCGCACCGCCAGGCGCCAGCCGGTCCAGATCAGGAAGGCGCCCAGCACGAACCCGGC is part of the Micromonospora cremea genome and encodes:
- a CDS encoding phytanoyl-CoA dioxygenase family protein; the protein is MRVPPAPPAAPAADPVPSGDDEVPVEALGDLYRDGITACRGALDPGWAEQVGNDVAVAFEEARSRPDGAVGRGPQRWYVEIHPEQLRGFVELVTHPWVVSVCRAVLGPEYEIVELGFDIPFPGAAMQPWHRDFPMPEETRRQRRLTSLAFNLTTVDTVEEMGPFEIAPGTQWDDGVDFDHEMFPPRERYPRYQQRAVRKYPQRGDISARSALTIHRGTPNVSQSPRPVLVLGVDAPGAGNAAHHDMAVTHAYWERLPALVRAHLPCPVVDRLEPIRQKHTIEGLVMGAAE
- a CDS encoding Asp23/Gls24 family envelope stress response protein, which gives rise to MSERQFGVLAGNGPGARGRQGDSARRAGRPRLAGDPTILRRPRAGRAGRHHRLAAPPGTIRPTAGPDPSGGTVATAGRDPSAGTRPSARTGRNAGISPSAGTGPTAGTGQSVGAGRWERGTAGSADVARIAADAAGRVPGVSGAHPATVRMDHRSVGLDLHLVTWYGHSVPAVAEAVRVAVADRVAADTGLTVAAVTVTVDDLLVPGVDVPHTGQAAGG
- a CDS encoding DUF6286 domain-containing protein is translated as MRTANRVASVLLAATLLAGGALLAVQALLVTLDRPAPLLARTGWYDTLTSARWRDPGVRAAAGGAVLLGLAVLAAQLRRWTPVRLRVDERDGWYLHRRCVERRLADAAGTVPGVRRARVRVRRRGAEWRPRVRATGDPAARAEVEFAVHQELHRLAAPRTGRIEVRLLPRGWPV
- a CDS encoding helical backbone metal receptor, which gives rise to MRVVSLVPSLTEAVALTLPGVLVGATDWCTHPAGLDVARVGGTKYPDLDRVRALRPDLVLLNVEENRREDAESLRAAGVPVRVTYPRTVPGALTELAELLAELGAPAEPAWLRAARRAWAAPHRLAPARRAVVPVWRRPWVVLGGDTFAGDVLHRLGVINAYDRHAERYPRPNLAELRDQRPELVVLPDEPYRFSADDGPEAFPGVPCALLSGRHLTWYGPSLAEAPALLADQLSRPTLAG
- a CDS encoding TerC/Alx family metal homeostasis membrane protein, whose protein sequence is MAEATVAVPLWAWAAVGAVIAVMLAVDVLMHRDSHVIELREALVWSGVWIVAGLLFGLVVWFGLGGDPAIAYYSGYLLEKALSVDNVFVFALLFGYFRVPPGYQHKVLFWGVVGALAFRLVFIFAGAELLDRLAWAGFVLGAFLIWTGWRLAVRGEPDVDPEHNPVVRLFRRLVPTDARYHGDRFTARVEGRRTATVLLVALVAIEATDVVFAIDSVAAILAITTNTFLVWTATAFAVLGLRSLYFCLAGLLRHFGYLRYGLALLLAFAGLKLILAETPVGKLPVWLTLTVVVLTLAVSIVASIMAARRARATG